The DNA window CCGATCGAGTATCTTTATTATACTTTGTTTCAGTGTAGTACCTCTCACTATACTATCATCGATAACAACCAGATTATCTTCATATGGCTTTACCGAATCATAAGTAACATCATATACGTGTGCAGCCAAATCGTCGCGGCTCTTATCTTGTGCAATAAAGGTTCTTAGCTTTATATCTTTTATCACAACTTTTTCGGTACGAACCCGCATAGATAGAATTTTTTGCAATTCCTCTTCGGTGATAGATGCCCCTTTTTCTTTTATCTTTCTAAGCTTAACATCATTCATATGTTTATTGAATGCGTCGGTCATCCCGAAGAAAGCAACTTCTGCTGTATTGGGAATAAAAGAAAATACCGTATGTTGAATATCTGAATCTATGGCTTTCAGAATTTGAGGCAAAAGAAGTTTCCCCAATTTTTTGCGTTCGTTATATATGTCAGAATCTGATCCACGCGAAAAGTAAATGCGTTCGAATGAGCACGGAGAAACATTTCTAGGCTCTTGTATCTGAGAAAACATAACTGTACCATCTTTCTTTACGATGATGGCCTGTCCCGGGTTTAACTCTTTTATATCGGCAACATCAAGTCCTAGAGCTGTCTGGATAACAGGTCTTTCTGATGCAACAATAACAATTTCGTCGTCATTGTAATAGAAAGCCGGACGAATACCCGAAGGATCTCTGTAAACAAATCCATCGCCACATCCGATAAGCCCTCCTATAGTATAACCTCCATCCCATTTCTCACTTGCCTTGTTGAGCATAAAATGGATATCAAGATTTTTCTCTATCAGTGTGTTCAGCTCCTCTCCTTTTGCACCGGTACTCTTGTTGTGTTTATCAAACTGATATTGAACTTCTCTGTCTAGATAATGACCAACCGATTCGAGAAGTACAAATGTATCTGTATAGTCGCGAGGATGTTGACCTTGTGCCAACAACTCCGCAAACAATTCATCTACATTTGTCATATTGAAATTGCCGGCTAAAGCCAAGTTTCTTGACCGCCAGTTGTTACGACGCATAAATGGATGGACGTATGAGATTCCGCTTTTTCCGGTAGTGCTATAACGCAAATGCCCTAAAAACAGTTCTCCGGCAAAGGGGAGATATTTACTGGCATACTCAGCATCATTGAGTTTATCTTCCGATATTTTTTCATAGTTCTGATAAACGTTTGTGAAAATCTCTGAGATGGCACTTGATCCCACAGCTCTTTCTCTGAATATAAATTCATTACCGGGAGGTGACTCTAACTTTACAACAGCCAAGCCTGCGCCCTCTTGACCTCGATTGTGTTGTTTTTCCATTAGCAGATAGAGTTTATTCAACCCATATTGCCATGTACCATATTTTTGTTGGTAATATTCGAGCGGTTTTAATAAGCGTATCATGACGATACCGCATTCATGCTTTAATGGCTCTGTCATAAAAAGATCTCCTTTGTTGGAATTGTGAGAATAATTTTTTTTGAGGCTACAAAGATAGCACGATTTTTCCTCTCGTCCTAGAAATATATTTATTTTAAACCTTCGAGGTTTTTATCTAAAATTTTTACTTTGTTCTACCTTCTCAATCTAACTCTTTTTGTGATTTTCTCATTATGATAACTCCAGGCCAAACTCATCTTTCAATCTTCGCAAACTTTCGTTTTCTTCCATCATCAGATTAAATTTCTCGGCAGGCGTGAAAGCCAATTTTTTCTCATTATTTTCACTTATCCTAACCTCCATCCTCAGATGAGTATTACGAAGTTGTGCTCGCAGCCTTGACAATATATCCATCTGATATTCAAGAAGACGTTGTTCCTGAACAGGATTATTTACAATTACCTCAAACACCGTATTGGCGATAAGATTAGGGAGGCAATTGAGCATTGTATTTCTCAGATGGAGCTCTTCGGTCAAATTCTCAGCATACGCTTTCCATTCGTTGATAAGTTGGAGTGGAGTAAATCTGTCGTTAAGAACTTCTATCGTTATATCAGCTTTTGTCGTTTCCTCATCTTTTTTCTTTCCGAACGCTGAGATAGAAACACCAAAACCTCCGGCATTCGGTGTTGTTTTAGCAGGCTCTACATTGACAGTCGGCTCTTTGGCTGCGACAGAAGGAGTTACCCTTTGCTGAACGGGAGATTGTTGAGCAGGCTGCGGACTCTGCGCCGCGGGCCTCTGATTTGTAGTCGGTGCAGCCGCTTGCACAGGTTGTTCCTGCTTGGAGAAGATCGGATCAATTACCTGCTTTTTTTTTTGATCTTCAATTCCTGCTTGAGGTGAAGATAATTGGCAAAGCCTAATTATTGTCAAGTCGGAGAGCAATCGCTTATTTCGGCTATATTTATAATTGAGGTCACTTTCGTTGACCAACTCGATGGCCTTATACAAAAATTCGTTGGTGCACTTCTTCGCTGTTTCTATGTAGCGATCTCTGATGGAAGCTCCTACTTCAAACAGTTCTGCGGTCTTTGCATCTTTGCAGAGCAATAAATCCCTAAAGTGCGAGGCAATACCTGTTATCACATTATTACCATCAAAACCTTTGCTAAGGATCTCATTCAGGATCAACAAACCCTCTACTACGTTGTTGGTTAAAATAGAATCTGTCAATCGGAAATAATATTCATAATCCAGAACATTCAGATTCTCGATAACAGCTTTGTACGTTACATTACCTCCTGTAAAACTTACTACCTGATCGAAGATAGACAAGGCATCACGCATTCCTCCGTCTGCCTTTTGAGCCAAAACGTTCAGGGCTTCGGGCTCTGCCTTCACATGCTCCTGATCGGCGACATATTGAAGGTGCTCTACTGTATCTTTGATTGTAATACGGCTGAAATCGTATATCTGGCAACGAGAAAGTATTGTTGGAAGTATTTTATGCTTTTCGGTTGTAGCCAAGATAAAAATAGCATGGTGAGGCGGCTCTTCCAATGTTTTCAGAAAGGCGTTGAATGCCGCTTGTGAAAGCATGTGCACCTCATCTATTATATATACCTTGTATTTTCCTATCTGCGGAGGGATACGCACTTGTTCGATCAAAGATCGTATATCGTCTACCGAGTTGTTGGACGCAGCATCCAATTCGTGTATATTGAAAGACCGCTGCTCATTAAAGGCGACACACGATTCGCATCGGTTACAAGTTTCGCCATCGGGAGTTGGAGACAGGCAATTTATGGTTTTCGCAAAAATACGGGCACATGTTGTTTTACCAACACCTCTAGGTCCACAAAAAAGATATGCATGAGCCAGCTTGCCCGACATTATTGCGTTCTTTAGTGTAGTAGTTAATGCCCTTTGCCCCACAACTGAGTTGAAAGTCATAGGACGGTATTTCCTTGCCGAAACTATATAATTATCCATTCTTGATTTTTCTTCTTTGGTATCACAAAGCTATGAAAAAAAATGGAAAGATAAAATGTAAAAGAAAGCAAGAGAGTGACCTTTTTAGCATCTAAAATGTTATATTAATATCAACGTTTTTAAAACTATCATCTATTATGGAAAAGAATGAAACACTATTGAAAATCAAAGTGATTCCTAATGCACCGCTATTGGTGGAAGGAACTGTAGAACTAATTTTAGCAGACGGAACCTCAGTTATCAAAGACAAACCACACCTTTGCCGTTGTGGCGGATCGCAAAACAAACCGTATTGTGACGGTACACATGCTAAAATTGGCTTTAAAGGCTAATTTATAGGAATTTATTTACTAGATAAGAGCATCTAAATTAAAATATTAGTTTAAATGCCCTTATTTTTTTATGATTAAGTGTTGGATAAAACACATTTTATTATATCTTTGTACCCGCTAACGCAAATTAGCCGCGGATGTGGCGTAATTGGTAGCCGCGCCAGACTTAGGATCTGGTGCCGAGAGGCGTGGGGGTTCGAGTCCCTTCATCCGCACTTAGCCGAAAGGCAAAACAAAGCAAATCCTTGAAAATCAATTGGTTTTCAAGGATTTTTTTTATTCCCTGAATTTTACGAAAACAGCAAAATAATGCATTTTTGAGCATTATTCCATAGCCAATTCGTAGCCAAGAATTATTTTTCAGTTCTGGCTACGAATTGGCTACGAGAATGACTTCAATTCATTGTTATACAATATTTTGCATAGAGTTAGTTTTTTGTTAAAAAAGTAATTTTACAACGACAAAAATCAATTTTATGGAAACAATTATGACTAAAAAAAGAAACACGTTCAATGTAGTCTGTTTAATCAGAAAAAACAGGGTGATGAAAAATGGGCAGGTCCCTCTGTTTATGCGCACTACTGTAAACAGTAATGTAGTCGATATTCCAATTGCCGGTAGTGTAAATCCTTCCCAGTGGAGCCAGGCACAAGGAAAAACAAGAGGCAATAGTAGGGAGGCACAAGAATTGAATTATAATATTCAATCCGTAAAATCCCGGATTCATCAAATCTTTTGTGACCTTGGGCTGGCTGGTAAGCCTATCACTGCACAGATTATAAAAGATATTTATTTAGGAAACCACAAAGACGAAGAAGAAGATGGTAAGACCTTAGTTGAGGTGCACTCCGAACATAATGAGAGATGCAGACAATTATTAAATATCGAATATTCGCAATCAACCATTTATAAGTTTGATACTTCCCTAAAATATCTGAAAGAGTTTATGGATAAGGAGTTGGACAGAAAAGATATTCCACTAAAGAATATCAATGAAGATTTTATTCGCAAATATGAACTGTACCTCAAAACAGAAAAAGGGTGTGCCAACAATTCTGCTATCAAACATTTGAAAATTTTCAAGAAGATCATCCGGATAGCATTACTTAATGATTGGCTGCATAAAGACCCGTTTGCCTCTATTAAATTTCGTCAGGATGAAGTACATGTAGAATTCTTAACCATGAATGAACTGCAAACTCTCATTAATAAAGAGATCTCCATAAAGCGACTATCTCAAATCAGGGATGTCTTTGTGTTTTGCTCGTTTACGGGATTAGCATTCGTAGATGTGAAGAATCTGAAAGAAGAGCATATTATAAAGAATAGCGACGAAGAAATATGGATTCGGAAGCCTCGTGAAAAGACGAATAATATGTGTAACATCCCTCTATTGAATATCCCGAAGATGTTATTGGAAAAATATAAAGATGATAGGGGATGCCAATTGAAGGGACAGCTACTACCGGTACCTACAAACCAGAAATACAATACATATTTGAAGGAAATAGCGAATTTGTGCGGCATAAACAAAAGGCTTACAGCTCACGTAGCTAGACACACATTTGCCACGGAAATTTGTCTCTCACAAGGAGTTCCGATTGAGAGTGTCAGCCGAATGCTTGGTCATCGGGATTTACGTTCTACTCGGATATATGCTAAAATAACCAATCATAAGATTGCCGAAGATATGGAAGCATTGGAAGAACGTATCAAAGATAAATTTCAAGTAGTAGTATAAATCCATCCTAAAATAATAGCATCATGAAACAAATATCGAAACGAAGTACATTCGCTGTACTTTTCTATATCAATAAATCCAAAGTAAAGAAAAACGGTCAATGTCCAATAATGGGGCGTATCACCATAGACTCAGAAATCACCCAATTTAGTGCCAAGATAGAGGTGAATCCCTCTCTTTGGGATGCCAAATCGGGCAGAGCAACAGGAAAAAGCAAAGAAACTACAAGTATTAATCGGAAGCTCGATAAATTGGATGCACAGATTAGGGAACATTACAATCGCATGGTATTGGAAGATGCATATGTTACTGCCGAGAGTGTGAAAAATGCTTTGAATGGCATTGGGGCAAAAGCAACCAATCTATTACAATTGTTTAGAGAGCATAACGAAGAATTTAAACTTCGGGTAGGTGTAAACCGTGTATATGATACTTATTATTTATACCTGCTAACCTATAGACATTTG is part of the Dysgonomonas mossii genome and encodes:
- a CDS encoding DNA polymerase III subunit gamma/tau: MDNYIVSARKYRPMTFNSVVGQRALTTTLKNAIMSGKLAHAYLFCGPRGVGKTTCARIFAKTINCLSPTPDGETCNRCESCVAFNEQRSFNIHELDAASNNSVDDIRSLIEQVRIPPQIGKYKVYIIDEVHMLSQAAFNAFLKTLEEPPHHAIFILATTEKHKILPTILSRCQIYDFSRITIKDTVEHLQYVADQEHVKAEPEALNVLAQKADGGMRDALSIFDQVVSFTGGNVTYKAVIENLNVLDYEYYFRLTDSILTNNVVEGLLILNEILSKGFDGNNVITGIASHFRDLLLCKDAKTAELFEVGASIRDRYIETAKKCTNEFLYKAIELVNESDLNYKYSRNKRLLSDLTIIRLCQLSSPQAGIEDQKKKQVIDPIFSKQEQPVQAAAPTTNQRPAAQSPQPAQQSPVQQRVTPSVAAKEPTVNVEPAKTTPNAGGFGVSISAFGKKKDEETTKADITIEVLNDRFTPLQLINEWKAYAENLTEELHLRNTMLNCLPNLIANTVFEVIVNNPVQEQRLLEYQMDILSRLRAQLRNTHLRMEVRISENNEKKLAFTPAEKFNLMMEENESLRRLKDEFGLELS
- a CDS encoding CDGSH iron-sulfur domain-containing protein; its protein translation is MEKNETLLKIKVIPNAPLLVEGTVELILADGTSVIKDKPHLCRCGGSQNKPYCDGTHAKIGFKG
- a CDS encoding site-specific integrase, which codes for METIMTKKRNTFNVVCLIRKNRVMKNGQVPLFMRTTVNSNVVDIPIAGSVNPSQWSQAQGKTRGNSREAQELNYNIQSVKSRIHQIFCDLGLAGKPITAQIIKDIYLGNHKDEEEDGKTLVEVHSEHNERCRQLLNIEYSQSTIYKFDTSLKYLKEFMDKELDRKDIPLKNINEDFIRKYELYLKTEKGCANNSAIKHLKIFKKIIRIALLNDWLHKDPFASIKFRQDEVHVEFLTMNELQTLINKEISIKRLSQIRDVFVFCSFTGLAFVDVKNLKEEHIIKNSDEEIWIRKPREKTNNMCNIPLLNIPKMLLEKYKDDRGCQLKGQLLPVPTNQKYNTYLKEIANLCGINKRLTAHVARHTFATEICLSQGVPIESVSRMLGHRDLRSTRIYAKITNHKIAEDMEALEERIKDKFQVVV
- a CDS encoding amidophosphoribosyltransferase, producing MTEPLKHECGIVMIRLLKPLEYYQQKYGTWQYGLNKLYLLMEKQHNRGQEGAGLAVVKLESPPGNEFIFRERAVGSSAISEIFTNVYQNYEKISEDKLNDAEYASKYLPFAGELFLGHLRYSTTGKSGISYVHPFMRRNNWRSRNLALAGNFNMTNVDELFAELLAQGQHPRDYTDTFVLLESVGHYLDREVQYQFDKHNKSTGAKGEELNTLIEKNLDIHFMLNKASEKWDGGYTIGGLIGCGDGFVYRDPSGIRPAFYYNDDEIVIVASERPVIQTALGLDVADIKELNPGQAIIVKKDGTVMFSQIQEPRNVSPCSFERIYFSRGSDSDIYNERKKLGKLLLPQILKAIDSDIQHTVFSFIPNTAEVAFFGMTDAFNKHMNDVKLRKIKEKGASITEEELQKILSMRVRTEKVVIKDIKLRTFIAQDKSRDDLAAHVYDVTYDSVKPYEDNLVVIDDSIVRGTTLKQSIIKILDRIHPKKIVIVSSSPQIRYPDCYGIDMSRMNEFAAFRAAIELLKERGMQSVIDEVYRKSLAQKDKPKEEIVNYVKEIYAPFTDEDISKKMAEMLTPKGTKAEIEIVFQSIENLHKATPNHKGDWYFSGNYPTPGGNRMVNTAFLNYIEGKNNRSY